A segment of the Leptolyngbya sp. NIES-3755 genome:
GCAGTTCATCTAGAGCATTCCTTATCGCAACATGCGAATGAACTCGGTTTATTGTTCGCTCAGCTAAAGGCGGCAAAAACATACATTGATCAAGTCATTTCATCGCTGCCCGATGCGCTAATTGTGACGAATGCGCGAGGCGTGATCAAGTCGATTAATCCAGCAACAGAGCAGCTACTAGAATATACAGAAACAGAATTGCTAAATCAATCGATCGACATTGTGCTTCAAACTCTGCGCTCTAGTGAACAACACTCTCTGTTAGAGCTTGAAACCGTCTGTCACACCAAAACAGGTCGATCGATTCCAGTCGCGTTTTCTTATGCCAAAGTGAAAAGCTCGATCGATGAATTTGATGGTTTCGTCTATAGCTTGAGAGATATTCGCGATCGTAAACAGGCAGAACTCGCCAAGCGAACCTTCTTCGCAATGATGAGCCACGAAATTCGCACTCCAATGAATGCAGTTCTAGGATTAACCGATATTTTGTTAAATACTGAACTATCCAATTATCAGCGAGAGCTATTAGCAACGATTCAAAATAGTGGTGATAGTCTGCTAACGATTATTAATGATGTTTTGGACTATTCTAAGATTGAGTCTGGTCATCTTGAGCTTGAATGTCAATCCTTCTCGGTTCAGAATTGTGTGCAAAGCGCGATCGAGCTTTTAACTCACAAAGCATCTGAGAAGAACCTATCATTGCAGCTTGAACTTCCTGAAACTTTGCCTTTTGTCCTGGGTGATCAAGTTCGACTACGGCAAATCTTGGTGAATCTAATTGGCAATGCGATTAAATTCACAAGTAAGGGCACTATTTTTGTTTCTGTTGGCTTGCATCAGTGCTCTGAGAAAAGAGTAGAGCTAGAATTTGCGGTCAAAGATAATGGAATTGGGATGACCTTGGAACAGTGCGATCGCTTATTTCAAGCATTCCAGCAAGCGGATGTGTCAACGTCTCGTCGCTTTGGTGGAACGGGTTTAGGACTCGCAATTAGTAAACAACTTTGTGAATTGATGGGCGGAAAAATCTGGGTTGAAAGTCAAATCAATCAGGGCAGTACATTCTATTTCACGATCGTTGTTCCGGTATCGAGTCAGCGTGAAACAGTGCGATCGCACCCTACGATCGATTCATCTTTCGCATTAAACTATCCACTTAAAATTCTGGTTGCAGAAGATAACTTAGTCAATCAAAAAGTGATTCGTCTCACGCTACAGCGATTGGGCTACAGCATTGATTTAGTCAACACTGGAGTAGAAGCAATCGAAGCGCTCCATCACCAGAACTATGATGTTATCTTGATGGATCTACAAATGCCTGAGATGGATGGATTAGAAGCCACAGAGCAAATTCATCGAGCATGGCTGCAACATCCAAGCATTGTCGCGATGACCGCCAGTGCAACCCCAGAAGATCGGGCGCAATGTTTAGCTGTGGGAATGGAGGATTACCTGACTAAACCGATTCAAATCGATCAACTGATGAGAGTCTTGAGCAATGTACGATCGCAGAATTCCACACCGCTCCAACAGATTGCCCTAGAAAACGTTCTAGACTTAGCAGGTGGCTCAACCGAATTCGTATCCGAACTAATCGACTGTTTCATCGAAGATACACCAAAGCTATTGACCTCAATGCAAG
Coding sequences within it:
- a CDS encoding multi-sensor hybrid histidine kinase (similar to AA sequence:cyanobase_aa:Cyan7425_3279); translated protein: MSVQSSSISLLHQFLNADEAYLVVDRNWSIVEMSANVPRFSDGSIQLYQDVRQSFPELIGIDSLMEDGEQRFELKGIRRSTFYFNLRIFRFEAQWMIVLSDATEAVHLEHSLSQHANELGLLFAQLKAAKTYIDQVISSLPDALIVTNARGVIKSINPATEQLLEYTETELLNQSIDIVLQTLRSSEQHSLLELETVCHTKTGRSIPVAFSYAKVKSSIDEFDGFVYSLRDIRDRKQAELAKRTFFAMMSHEIRTPMNAVLGLTDILLNTELSNYQRELLATIQNSGDSLLTIINDVLDYSKIESGHLELECQSFSVQNCVQSAIELLTHKASEKNLSLQLELPETLPFVLGDQVRLRQILVNLIGNAIKFTSKGTIFVSVGLHQCSEKRVELEFAVKDNGIGMTLEQCDRLFQAFQQADVSTSRRFGGTGLGLAISKQLCELMGGKIWVESQINQGSTFYFTIVVPVSSQRETVRSHPTIDSSFALNYPLKILVAEDNLVNQKVIRLTLQRLGYSIDLVNTGVEAIEALHHQNYDVILMDLQMPEMDGLEATEQIHRAWLQHPSIVAMTASATPEDRAQCLAVGMEDYLTKPIQIDQLMRVLSNVRSQNSTPLQQIALENVLDLAGGSTEFVSELIDCFIEDTPKLLTSMQDAVAQQDFKSLQRLAHTLQSSSATFGAKALQTLSTELETMMMRSQFSQAPDQIAKLEAEYQQVKLALQAEQFKLQVTA